A window of Cohnella herbarum contains these coding sequences:
- a CDS encoding acetylxylan esterase, producing the protein MDIAQLFDMSLEEMRHYRPRLTKPDDFDVFWERGLEELDRTPLQVLERVPVEYPSDRVRVFRIAFAGFRGARIEALLALPGVVTYANSLSYLDLHRLSGHGDAAVHRLRRI; encoded by the coding sequence ATGGACATCGCGCAGCTATTCGATATGAGTTTGGAGGAAATGCGTCATTATCGGCCACGGTTGACGAAGCCCGACGATTTCGATGTATTCTGGGAGCGCGGGCTGGAAGAGCTGGACCGAACGCCACTGCAGGTGTTGGAGAGAGTGCCCGTGGAGTATCCGAGCGATCGGGTGCGCGTGTTTCGAATCGCGTTCGCCGGTTTCCGCGGCGCGAGGATCGAGGCGCTGCTGGCTTTGCCGGGGGTGGTTACGTACGCGAATTCGTTGTCATACTTGGATCTGCATCGGTTAAGTGGGCACGGTGACGCCGCCGTCCACCGTCTTCGCCGCATATAA
- a CDS encoding glycoside hydrolase family 38 N-terminal domain-containing protein — protein MPKIKEVLVLHHSHLDIGYTHAQPILLELQKRYIDEALQLCELTEQWEERDRFRWTCESSYPVLLWLETAGPEQVERMKRYLNNGQLSLSASFLHATPLCTAEEMTRMLQPIAQLRSRFGIEMKTAIHHDVNGQPWPYGQLLLDAGIDFFIMGINIHFGGFPLARPGAFQWQVPDGRKLLAFNGEHYSLFSQVCDVNATDTGIMAEGLAKYLAKIEANPDYPFDFVYLTATNLPLYDNNPPDRELAELIRRWNAEGSEPSITFVTPELLRERVNAKKELLQEHAGDWTDYWNFGSGSAAKETKLNRRTKQGMKAVDLLDSFEKIDDVSYDRIKKQAWEQIMLYDEHTWGVFHSISEPNHSNTDIQWMHKAHYAYQANSLTGFLLGTQMERLAGNPPQSEEPEGLLLANPSSVPIAYDIQIPSSFRASGRHLAADRMRHVLMNNERNPLHTSYGIVELPPFSWRKIPFRDLKPAEPSDWIEAFPGQTEINGEGPWEREVVVEEGRIETPFHRLRFNLITGRITSLFDKKNDWETLDLSSPWSLFQYVQETVDPTFHPNDRNAIFPRDVAKGNEGISVWNHDWKARRQTYSRLISCRVERGANCASLFLKWEAPGVEELEQRITLFGDRGDIELKASFLKEDITTPEGTYFAFPLNLKKWRCHYDTAGQFAEMDAQQLPGVCRDYLTVDKSVSVADEEHGVTLVCVDAPLVQVGDFHFGKEQKHVERRDNPLLLAWPMNNYWDTNFRARQPGFNTFTYVLSTFREFDPAATMAKAVQAVTPVISIPAVVCAQEEAGRFIELSGDEGVQLFDVKPSEKGSGILIRLGNCTDGETQARIGFPGRTIEAACHTDALEQFRAGIDEMDGQRLTVKLEPKQMAHLLVVLA, from the coding sequence ATGCCGAAAATTAAAGAAGTACTCGTCTTGCACCATAGTCACCTGGATATCGGCTACACGCACGCGCAGCCGATCTTGTTGGAACTGCAAAAAAGATATATCGACGAAGCGTTGCAATTGTGCGAGCTTACGGAACAATGGGAAGAGCGCGACCGGTTCCGTTGGACGTGCGAATCGAGCTATCCGGTATTGTTATGGCTCGAGACGGCCGGCCCGGAACAAGTCGAGCGAATGAAGCGATATTTGAACAACGGACAGTTGAGCTTATCGGCTTCGTTCCTGCATGCGACTCCGCTCTGTACGGCGGAAGAGATGACAAGGATGCTGCAGCCGATCGCCCAGCTTCGCTCTCGTTTCGGAATCGAAATGAAGACGGCGATCCACCATGACGTGAACGGCCAGCCTTGGCCTTACGGGCAACTGTTGCTCGATGCCGGAATCGACTTTTTCATTATGGGAATCAACATCCATTTCGGCGGATTTCCGCTCGCTCGGCCCGGCGCTTTTCAATGGCAAGTGCCGGACGGTCGGAAGCTGCTCGCTTTTAACGGAGAACACTATTCCCTCTTCAGCCAGGTGTGCGACGTCAATGCGACGGATACGGGCATCATGGCGGAGGGGCTTGCGAAATATTTGGCCAAGATCGAAGCGAATCCCGACTATCCGTTCGATTTCGTCTATTTGACCGCGACGAATCTTCCGCTGTACGACAACAATCCGCCCGACCGCGAGCTTGCGGAACTGATTCGCAGGTGGAACGCGGAAGGCAGCGAGCCATCGATAACGTTCGTTACGCCGGAGCTATTGCGGGAGCGGGTGAACGCGAAGAAAGAACTGTTGCAAGAGCACGCGGGAGATTGGACCGACTACTGGAATTTCGGTTCGGGAAGCGCGGCCAAGGAAACGAAGCTGAACCGCAGAACGAAACAAGGGATGAAAGCCGTCGACTTACTGGATTCGTTCGAGAAAATCGACGATGTTTCGTATGATCGGATCAAGAAGCAAGCATGGGAGCAGATCATGCTGTACGACGAGCACACCTGGGGCGTGTTCCATTCGATCAGCGAGCCGAATCATTCCAATACCGACATTCAGTGGATGCATAAAGCGCATTATGCTTACCAAGCGAACAGCTTGACAGGCTTTCTGCTCGGCACTCAGATGGAACGTCTGGCAGGCAATCCGCCCCAATCGGAAGAGCCGGAAGGACTGCTGTTGGCGAACCCTTCTTCCGTTCCGATCGCGTACGACATTCAAATCCCGTCTAGTTTCAGAGCGTCCGGACGGCATTTGGCGGCGGACCGCATGCGGCACGTCTTGATGAACAACGAACGGAATCCTCTGCATACAAGTTATGGGATCGTCGAGCTGCCGCCGTTCAGCTGGCGTAAAATCCCTTTTCGCGATTTAAAGCCTGCAGAACCGTCGGATTGGATTGAAGCGTTCCCGGGCCAAACCGAGATCAACGGGGAAGGACCATGGGAACGCGAAGTCGTCGTAGAGGAAGGCCGGATCGAGACTCCTTTCCACCGCTTACGTTTCAACCTTATAACCGGACGGATCACGAGCTTGTTCGATAAGAAGAACGACTGGGAAACGCTCGATCTCTCCAGTCCGTGGAGTTTGTTTCAATACGTTCAGGAAACCGTGGATCCAACGTTCCATCCGAACGATCGCAACGCGATTTTCCCGCGGGACGTGGCGAAGGGGAACGAAGGAATCAGCGTGTGGAATCACGATTGGAAAGCGAGAAGGCAGACGTATTCACGGCTGATCTCTTGCCGGGTCGAGCGAGGGGCGAATTGCGCTTCGCTATTCCTGAAGTGGGAGGCGCCGGGCGTCGAAGAGTTGGAGCAGCGAATCACGTTATTCGGCGATCGAGGCGATATCGAACTTAAAGCTAGTTTCCTTAAAGAAGATATTACGACGCCGGAAGGAACGTATTTCGCGTTCCCGCTGAACCTTAAGAAGTGGCGCTGCCATTATGATACGGCGGGTCAATTCGCGGAAATGGATGCGCAGCAGCTACCGGGAGTATGCAGGGATTATTTGACGGTGGATAAAAGCGTCTCCGTCGCGGACGAAGAACACGGGGTCACGCTCGTCTGCGTCGATGCGCCGCTCGTGCAGGTCGGAGACTTCCATTTCGGCAAAGAGCAGAAGCACGTGGAACGTCGCGACAATCCGCTGCTGCTGGCGTGGCCGATGAACAACTATTGGGACACGAATTTCCGAGCTCGCCAGCCGGGCTTTAACACTTTTACGTATGTGTTGTCGACGTTCCGCGAGTTCGATCCGGCAGCGACGATGGCGAAGGCCGTGCAGGCCGTCACGCCGGTGATTTCGATTCCGGCGGTCGTATGCGCTCAGGAGGAAGCGGGACGATTCATCGAGTTAAGCGGAGACGAGGGCGTTCAGTTGTTCGACGTCAAGCCTTCCGAGAAAGGCTCCGGCATCTTGATCCGGTTGGGCAATTGCACGGATGGCGAAACGCAAGCCCGGATCGGATTCCCGGGCAGGACGATCGAAGCCGCTTGCCATACGGATGCGCTGGAGCAATTTCGCGCCGGGATAGACGAGATGGACGGGCAGCGTCTGACCGTGAAGCTCGAACCGAAGCAAATGGCGCATCTGCTCGTCGTATTGGCGTAA
- a CDS encoding acetylxylan esterase — protein MGTVTPPSTVFAAYNHLQCPKDISVHRYHGHEFIPSAHTRKLQTLRERLKP, from the coding sequence GTGGGCACGGTGACGCCGCCGTCCACCGTCTTCGCCGCATATAATCATCTGCAATGCCCGAAGGACATTTCGGTTCATCGCTATCACGGGCACGAGTTTATCCCGAGCGCTCATACGAGGAAGCTGCAAACGCTGCGAGAGCGCTTGAAACCATAA